A segment of the Patescibacteria group bacterium genome:
AGTTTTTAGGTGTTCATCCACGCTCTTTATCGGATTGGAAAGCGGGAAAATATACGTTACCCGAAGAAGTTTTTAAAAAATGTACCGAGATTGTAAAGGGAAAATCAGATATTCCTTCTTATGAAATTTTGCCGAACTTTTGGAATACAAAAGAAGCGGGGAGAAAGGGCGCTTCGGCGGTGAAAAATGCCCACAGGAACAAACGTTTAAATCTAAGAAAAGAAATTTTAAGAAAAAAAATATTCAAACCCAGAGAGACATATCAATTGGCAGAATTTTTCGGTATTCTTCTAGGAGATGGCGGGATTACTGACAATCAAGTGATCGTTTCATTAAACAGGAAACATAGCAAAGATTATTCCATGTTCATCAGTGAGATGACAAGAAAACTATTTAAAATTAAGGCCCCCGTCTATTATTACCACACTCGATCGCATAAAAATGATATTACGGTAACAATTTCCAGCAGAAACCTAATAGAATTTCTATTATTAAAAGGGCTTAAGAAAGGAAGTAAAGTTCGACAACAGATTGGAGTTCCCTTATGGATTCAAAACGACATTCAATTTTCGAAAGGTTGCCTCAAGGGATTAATTGATACTGATGGTGGAGTTTACTATCATCGACACCAAGTCCAAGGACACAAATGCTTCAATATAGGTTTATGTTTCACGAACAAATCAGTGCCAATTTTGATATTCGTCCAAAGGACACTTGAGCAATTAGGATTTACACCAAAACTGAATAAAAGAAGCGTTAATTTATATCGGGAGCAGGAAGTAGCTAAATATGCTAGAGAAATTGGATTTAGTAACGCTTATCATCTTGATAGATTAAAGGAATTTTTCAAAATGAAGTATGGAGAGGTGAGTCGAATGGTAAGACACATGCCTGGAAAGCATGAGCCTCGCAAGGGGTTTGCAGGTTCGAGTCCTGTCCTCTCCGCATTATTAGTATTTTGTATGTTGTATTTAGTTAAAAAATATGGATGATAATAAAATTACTAATTTCTTTTTTGAAATCGCTACATTAAGACGATTAACGCGTTCTCATCGTCAGATGATTCAAGAGGTGAGTGATAATATTTCTGACCATAGCTTTCGGGTTGCCATTATTGGTATGATTTTAGCTAATCTTGAGCAGTGTGATGAGAATAAAGTTTTAAAAATGTGTTTATTTCATGACGTTGCAGAAGCTAGAATAGGTGATGCGAATTTTATTAATCAGCAGTATATTGATGCACGGGAAGAGGAAGCATTTAAGGATCAAATGCAGGGATTGCCTATTTCTGAAAAAATGATAGGAATTATAAAAGAACGTGAAGAGCAGAAAACCAAAGAAGCTGTAGTTTCTAAAGATGCTGATTTGCTTGATCAAATGGTTCTACAGCAGGAATATTTTTATAAAGATGAAAAAAATCGTAAAATATGGCAGAACCATT
Coding sequences within it:
- a CDS encoding HD domain-containing protein, which codes for MDDNKITNFFFEIATLRRLTRSHRQMIQEVSDNISDHSFRVAIIGMILANLEQCDENKVLKMCLFHDVAEARIGDANFINQQYIDAREEEAFKDQMQGLPISEKMIGIIKEREEQKTKEAVVSKDADLLDQMVLQQEYFYKDEKNRKIWQNHSEKSLKTESAKKLAKKIRQSNPFEWLYQLADDKRNQIIKR